The DNA window CGTTAAGCTTATTGTTGTAGCGTGCAATACAGTCTCAAGTGTGGCATTGGAGTATTTAAGGGAGACCTTTAAAGATGTTCCGTTTTTTGGTGTCGTCGAGCCGGGTGTGAAGGTAGCGGTAGAAAAGTCAAAAATTAAAAAAGTCGGAGTAATTGGAACGATTGCCACAATAAAGAGTGAGGCTCATAAGAAACTTTTTCCATCAGGTTTTGAAGTTATTGGTAAACCCTGCCCTCTTTTTGTGCCTCTTGCTGAGGAAGGGATAATCTCTGGACCTATCGCAAAAAGTGTTGCTGAGTTTTATCTTGCAGAAATCAAGGAAAAAGTTGATACGGTTATACTTGGTTGTACCCATTATCCTGTTTTGAAGTCTACTATTAAAGAGGTTCTTGGAGACCAAATAGAGCTTGTTGACCCTGCTGAAGAAGTTGCGAAGGAGGTTTACAATTATTTAAAGCTCAATGCTCTTTTGAATAGAGCGGGTGGAAATTTGGATATTTATTTAACTGACATTCCACCCCACTATGAGAGTCTTATAAGTAGGTTTCTTGGTGAAAGGGCAAACAATATAAGAAAGGTTGACATTGAAAACCTTTAAGGAGGGATAATGGAGATAAGGGAAATCCAGGATTTGATTGAAAAGAATGAGATCAAGGTCGTTGACCTCTGGTTTCACTGCATCCTTGGCAGGTTAAGGCATGTCAGTATAGAACCTACGTACTTTTTGAAGGGGTTTACTAAAGGAATTGGGATTGATGGTTCCAGCGTACCCGGATACGCAGAAGTTCACAATTCAGACATGAGGTTAATCCCGGACCTGGATAGTGCTTTTCTTGACCCTGTGAGGGAAGGGGTTCTTGTAGTTTATTCAAACCTTTATTATTCCGATACCCATGAGCCTTATCCAATTTATCCACGGAATGTACTGCGTAAAACCCTTGAGCTCGTTAAAAAACTTGGTGTGGCTGAGGAAGTTTACATCTTGCCCGAGTTTGAATTTTATGTATTTAAGGAGGTTGATTTTGACGAAACAGGTTACTATGTCGAATTTGTGGAAGAAAAAAGGTTAAAATCAAGCTACCATATTGCTGAACCCTATGACGCCTTTTTTGAGCTAAGGACAGAGATAGTGCAGCGCCTCAAACAGGCAGGGATCAAGGTAAAATACCATCATCATGAGGTGGGGGGCTATGGTCAAAATGAGGTTGAGCTGACCTTCGGTAATGCCCTTAGGGTCTGTGATCAGGTCGAAACTACGAAGTTTGTGATTAAAAGCGTGGCAGAAAAGTATGGCTTTAAGGCTACCTTTATGCCCAAGCCTCTTTTCAATGAGGCAGGCAATGGTTTTCATTTTCATATGTATTTAGCTAAAAATGGTGAATCTATTTTCTATGGAAACGAGAAAAACCTCGGCCTAAGCGAAACAGCCCTTTATTTCATCGGCGGACTCTTAAAACATGCAAGGGCTGTAAGTGCCTTTGTTAACCCTTCTACGAATTCGTATAAGAGACTTTATTCAGGTTTTGAAGCACCTGTAGCAATTACCTACGCTTTAGCTAACAGGACTGCAGCGATTAGAATTCCAGGTTATGCAAAGGGTAAGGATGTGGACATTGAGTACAGGCCACCGGATGCAACAATGAATACTTATCTTGGCGTCGCTGCGATCATTCTTGCGGGTTTAGATGGAATCAAAAATAAAATTGACCCCGGTGAGCCCTTTGAAGGAAAAGTAGATATGGAATCCGTTAAATCAGGTAAGGTAAGGCTGCTTCCTTCTAACTTAAAGGAAGCCCTGGATTCCCTTAGAGAAGACCACGAATTTTTGACAGCGGATGGGGTTTTCACGGAAGACTTGATTAACAAGTGGATAGATTTGAAGATGGAAGAATACAACAGGGTTAATCTGTTACCTCATCCACAGGAATATGTGGATTATTTCTAAGGGAGTTGAAAGATGGAGATGCAGATAAAAAGAAAGGACCTTTTGGGTCTTGAGGACCTTACAAGGGAGGAGATTGAAATTATTTTGGATACTGCTAAATCTATGAGGGAAATCCTTGATAGGCCTATTAAGAAAGTTCCCACCTTAAAGGGGAAGACCGTTGTAAATATGTTTTTCGAACCGTCCACTAGAACTCAATCCTCCTTTGATCTCGCCGCCAAAAGACTTTCGGCGGATACTGTGAGTGTCTCGACAAAGGGTTCGGCGGTTCAGAAGGGCGAATCCCTTCTTGATACTCTTTTAAATATTGATGCAATGAAAGCCGATGCCTTTATCGTTCGTCACTGGGCCTCTGGTGCACCACACTTTTTGGCAAAGCATACAGAGGCTGCTGTTATTAACGCAGGCGACGGGACTCATGAACATCCTACCCAGGCACTTCTGGATATGCTTACAATGGAAGATAGGTTTGGAAAGATTGAAGGACTGAGGGTTTTAATTGTTGGCGACATTCTCCATTCGAGGGTGGCTCGGTCCAACATCTTTGGACTTAAAAAGATGGGGGCTCACGTAACCTTAGCTGGTCCACCTACCCTTTTACCCGAATATTTTAAGGAACTTGGTGTAGAAATATGCTATGATATCGATGAGGCAGTGAAGGATAAAGATGTTATCATGGCCTTGAGGATCCAGAAGGAGAGACTGGAGGAGGCCTATTTCCCTTCCATAAGGGAGTATCGAAAATATTTTGGAATTACGAGGGAGAGGCTAAAAAAGGCTAGCAAAAATGCTGTGATTATGCACCCTGGTCCTGTAAACTGGGGGGTCGAACTGGACTTTGACCTTATTCAAGAAAGAGAATCTCTAATTTTAGACCAGGTTACTAACGGTGTCGCTATAAGAATGGCAGTTTTGTACCTTTTTATACGAGGAGAAAAGGCCCATGAATAGAAAGCTTTTTAAAGGCGGAAACGTTGTCGATGTCTTAAGGCGGAAGGTATCAAAGGCGGATGTTTTAGTTGAAGAAGGTTTCATATTAGCCGTTGAACCATCGATTGAGGCTTCGGATGCGGAAGTAATAAATTGCGATGGACTTTTTATCGTACCTGGACTTATTGACATGCACGCCCACCTAAGGGAACCGGGTGAGGAGCATAAAGAAGATATAGGGACTGGAACTTCTGCTGCTATTCACGGTGGCTATGTTGCTGTAGTTTCTATGCCCAATACAAATCCTCCCTGCGATAACAGAAGCGTTGTCGAGTACATTCTAAGAAGGTCAAAGGAAGAGGACAAGGCCGAAGTTTTACCCTGTGGAACAATTACTAAGGGCAGGAAGGGTTTAGAGCTGGCAGAACTTTCAGATATGCACGAAGGCGGTGCCGTTGCCTTTTCCGATGATGGAAGCTGGGTTCAGCATAGCGGAGTAATGAGGAGGGCTCTTGAATACACTAAATTCTTCAATGGACTCATTATCTCCCACGCAGAGGATAGTACTCTAACTCATATGGGGCTTGCCAACGAGAGTGCATTAACCACAAAATTGGGCCTTCGTGGAATGCCTATTGCCGCTGAGACTATTGCCATTTTCAGGGATATTGAGCTTGCGCGGCTCACAGGAGGTAGATTGCATATTGCCCATGTCAGCTCAAAAGACAGCATAGAGCTTATAAAGAGAGCAAAGGAAGCAGATATAAAAGTTACTGCCGAAGTTACTCCACACCACCTTCTCTTTGATGAAAACAAGCTTGTTGATTACGATTCTAATTACAAGGTTAATCCTCCATTGAGGAGTGCAGAAGATAGGGAAGCCCTCCTTGATGCACTTAAAAAGGGGATTATTGATGTCATCGCCACCGACCATGCTCCACACGCCGATTTTGAAAAGATGGATGAGTTCAATGCGGCACCTTTTGGCATGATTTGGCTCGATTTTGCTTTCCCTGTTCTATATCAGAGCCTTGTGACTTCGGGGAAATTGGACCTTATCAAACTCGTTGAAAGCATGAGCTTAAAACCCGCAAAAATTCTTGGCTTGGAAAAACTTGGTGCTATAGAGAAAGGCTATAGGGCCTCTTTCTTTGCCTTTAATCCCGAAACTGAGATAAAGATTGATCGCGAATTCATTAAATCGAGGGCTTACAATACTCCTTTGTATAATTTTAAGGTTAAGGGTAAAATTGAATGGACGCTCAAAGATGGGAAAATATATAGACACTGAAAGGTATCATTTGATCGCAGAGGAAGTAATCAGGGCATCTAATGGACAAATTGTTGAGCTAATGATCGTTCACACAATTCAGGACAATGCCCGATTTATGGAAAGCACTATTACTCAGTATGGAAGGATCAATGATCTTAGACTTACGGTAAGGGTCAGGTTTGGAAATAAAAGCGGTGTGGCTACCACCAATTCCATTACAAAGGACGGAATTTTAGATGTTGTCAAGATGGCTGAACAAAGTGCTTTAAATGCAAAAGAGGACCCATTCTTACCAGACCCGGAAGAGAAGAAAGAATTGGAACATGAACAGATCGATCCCGCCGTTGCGGAAATGGGACCCGATGAAAAGTCCAGGTTTCTTGGGAAAATTTTTAGCGAGTTTTCTGAGGATTTTATATTCCATGGTACACTGAGATCGAGCTTAAATTACGTTGGCATTTTTAATAACTTGGGGCTTAAGTCTGATTTTTCTTATACTGCTTTAAATATGACAATGATTATAGAGGATGCGGAGGAAAAAGACACCTTCTGGCTACAGCATACAAGTCCTGACCTCGATTCTTTAAACTATGATAAATACTCTCAGAAAATAAGAGAGTTCCTGAAGATGAGGTATCCAAATGTGCATGTGAAACCAGGAAAGTACACGGTTATCCTTTCCCCTTACGCCCTTAAAGATGTTCTCGATTTCATGCAATATGTGGGTTTTTCTGCATCTGCCTTAGAGATGAGGATGTCTTTTTTAAAGGATATGGAAGGGGAGAAGGTATTTGCGGAAGCCTTTACCTTAGAAGATCGGCCCCTCAGAAAGGAGAACTTTTCGATGCCCTTTGATTTTGAAGGTGTAGAGAAGAAAAATCTTACAATTTTTGAAGATGGAGTTTTCAAAAGGTTCATTTACGATAAGAAGCTTGCTAAAAAATTGAAGAAGAAAACCACGGGTCATGCCATGGATCTAATAGATTCCTTTGCCTTTGCAGGGCACTTGGAAATGAAAGGTGGAGAAAAGAGTGTTCAGGAACTTATCGAAGAATCTCCTGACATTATTTATGTAACGAGATTGCATTATGTAAATGTCCTTGACCCCACAACCTTCACCCTAACGGGGATGACGAGGGATGGAACTTTCCGAGTAAGGCACGGGAGGCAATGGGCGAGGCTTCCTAATTTAAGATTTCACGTCAATTTTAAGGAACTTTTTAACAATATCACTGGAATCTCGAAAGAGAGGGAATATGTCGGGCAACCGGATTCCTACTCCTTTGATCTTCCTGTAGCCTATCTTTTACCGCATGTAAGATGTGAAGGCTTTAATGTAATAGGGTTCAGCACTGAAGAGGATTGATGCTAATACTCGTTCTTTTTTCCCAGATTTTTTCGGTTTATCCCTATGAAAGAGTAATGTTTTCACCCGATGCAATTGTGGAAAGAAGGGCGTTTCTTAGTCGTGATTATTTCTACCCCTGGGTTTCTTCAGGAATTGTCTTTTACCCGGCCGGGATCAGAAGTTTTTCCTTAGGCGCGAGATATAAATTTCTTGACTTCAGTGTTGGATTACTTTCTACGGGGGATATAAAGTCTTACGATGAATATGCACAGGAAATAGGAAGCTATAGTACAGGTATTTTGAGAGGTACTGCAGGATTTGAACTACCATTAGATTTTTTGAACGTTAAAGCTTCCTTGTCTGGTGTGAGGGCTTATGGACCTGATTTTTACGAGTCGAGGGTCTGGGTGGATCTTGATTTTTACAGAACACTCTTTGCCTTTGAAAATGTTGCTCTCGGTATGACATTATCTTATGAGCCATCCTTTGGTTTTTATTTATTTGGTCCATATCACTTCCTTGGCGGTGATTTTTACAAAAGGGATAACTATGAGTTCAAAGCGGGCTTTTATCGATCCTTTAAGTTTGCAAGTTTCCTGCTGGGGTTTTCTTATTTTGTGTCGGCAGGGGAAACAAGTTTTAAACCTTACTTTTCTTTTAAGGTGAGGCATAAAAATCTTTCCTTTTACTATTTTTACCGAGTAGAGAGGGAAATAACAGACATATTTGGTATTTCCCTTTGTTACGAATAATATGAAGAAAGGACCGGAAAGAATAATTGTCAAAAACCAAAAGGCTTATCACGATTATGAAATCCTTGAAACTTTTGAGGCAGGGATTGTTCTCAAAGGCAGCGAGGTGAAGTCTATTAAGGAAGGCAAAGTCTCGCTTAAAGAGGCTTATGCAGATATTATAGGTAACGAGGTTTATATCATCAACATGCATGTTACCCCTTATGAGAAGGATAAGGTCTCAAAGCTAAATCCAACGAGGCCGAGAAAGCTATTATTACATAGGTATGAGATAAAGAGGCTCATTGGCAAGATCAAGGAGAAAGGCCTCACTTTAATTCCCCTTATGATCATTGAGAAGCGGAACCTAATAAAGGTGGTTCTTGGACTTGGTCGAGGTAAGAAACTCTACGAAAAACGCGAAGAGATAAAGAAGAGGATAATCGAGAGGGAGATTCAGAGGGCGATGAAAAAGGAGTTTGATTATTGATATGGAACTGAAAATTTTTACCGGTACGCTTTCCAATGGATTACGAGTCGTGGTGAATGAGGATGATGAAAATACAATGGTGGCTGCTGCCTTGCTTTACGAAGCGGGAAGCAGAATGGAGCGGGAAGGAATAACTGGCATTTCGCATATTCTTGAACACATGATGTATAAGGGAACAGAAAAAATAGGGCCGGAGGAGTATTCGAAAAGAATTCAAAGGCTTGGTGGATACGATAATGCTTATACTTCCAAGGATTATACTGTTTATTATGTCTATTTGCCTCCTGGAACCCTCGGTGAATTCCTAAGTATGGAAGGGGATCGGATGGTTAATTTAAAACTTCGGGATTTCAAGGAGGAGATGGAAGTCATTAAAGATGAGAGAAGGTACTCTTCTGTGGACAATCCAATAGAATATTTCATGGAAGAGTTCTGGTGGAGGCTTTTCAAGGTTCATCCATATAGGTTTCCCGTAATAGGTCTTGAGGATGATTTGAACAGAATAAAAGAGGCTGACGTGATCGAATATTATAAAAAGTTTTATACTCCGGCCAATGCTATTCTTGCAGTGGCGGGTAAGGTGAAGTTTGAGGAAGTGATGGAATTGGCTGATAAATATTTTTCCAATATTAACAAAAATAGTAAGCCTGAACTTTCGGTACCCTTGGAACCTGAACAAAGGCAAAAGGTTGAATTTGAAGTGAAGAGAAAAAATTCAACTCCGGTGATTGCAATTGGCTTCAAAATAGTCCCCTTTGGAGATCCCTTGATTCCTGTATTTGATGTTTTAAGTGAGATGCTCGGTGGTGGGAAGTGGGGCATCCTTGTAAGAGAATTGGTCTACGATAAGAATGTTTTTGCCTCTCTAAGGTGTGAGACGAGTTATTTAAAAGACCATGGGGTTTTCGTTTTAGTGGGGGTGCCTTACCCGGGAGTGGATATCAAAAATGCCGAGTCAATTTTAGAAAACAAATTTTATGATGCTCTTCACCAACTGGGAGAAGATGACCTTAATACTGCCAAAAACAAACTGTTAACAGAGTACTACTTTGATCTCGAATCGGTCAGGGATTTGGTCTTTGATCTGGCAGAGTTTGAACTGATGGGTAAGATTGAAGATATTACAAAATATCCCGAAATTTTGAAAAGCGTGACCCTTGAAGATGTTAGAAAGGTTTTCGCCCAGTATTTTGGCGTGGAAAAGGAGACCGTGGGAGTGCTTAATGAAGAGTGAAGTCAAGTTTTTTGAGCTGAAAAACGGCATAAAAGTTCATTATGTAAGAAAGGATAAGCTTCCCATTTTTTATGCCAATGTCCTATTCAATAGAGGTTCTATTGACGAGCAGGACAAGAGAGGCATTCATAACTTTACTTTAAGACTCTTAGCCGAAGGTCCGGAGGGGAAGTCACCTGTTGAATTTTCGAAGGAACTTGAAAAGCTTGGCCTTAGAATAAAGACCCGCTCCGGGTATTCCTTTACCACCTTCGAGCTCGACGGATTATCGGATTTCTTTTTAGATGCCCTTATAAAGCTTGAAGAACTTATAAGAAAGCCTGCTTTCAGGGAAGAGGACTTTAAAAGGCTTAAGGATCAATACTTTACCGCGGTTAAGCTGGGATTTCAGGACCCTGAATTTGTTTCCTCTTACTTTTCCAATATGTTTTATTTTAAAGATGTTCCGCCACTCTCTGCTTTGCCCGATTTCGGGTTCGTAAGGGATGTCCTTGGTTTAACCCTCGAAGATGTCAAAAATTATTATACGAGTCTTTATGATAATTCCAATTTTTCCGTTGTTATTGTCTCGAACCTGGAAATTAGTGAATTTAAGGAAAAGATTGAAAATTTGAACCTTCCACTCGGTCAGAGATCGTCGAGTAGGTCTATTGAAGTTCCGGAGTTTAAATTCGATAAAGTTTTTATAGTGAATATGGACATTGAACAGGCCCATTTGAAAATCATAAATCCCGCAGTAAAGAGGAACGATCCGATTTATGGCGCCGTTAAGGTGGCAAACTTCATCTGGGGTGGTTCCGATTTCTCTTCGAGACTAATGAAAAGGGTGAGAGTTAAGGAAGGATTAAGTTATTCCGTAAATTCTGTGGTGAACTTCGGGATTCCGCTCAATGGTGATATTATTGCCCCTTATAGTGTTATTTCCTGCGAGACTGAGTTGAATAAGGCCAGAAAGGCCTTTGATGCAATTCTCGAAGAGAAGACCAAGGTTTTAAGAGATGGGTTTGAAAAAGAGGAATTGGAACACGCCATTCAATTTTTTAAGGGCAGTATTCCTCTTCTTGTTGAGAGTTATGCTCAACTCCTTTCGATGATTACGGAAGAAATTATTTACGGATTGCCCTATTTTCATTGGGAAGAGGAACTCAGAGCTATTGAGAAGCTAACTATCGATGAGGTTAACAAAGGGGCTCAAGTGTTGCTCAGCTTTGAAAGCCCCTTCGTTCTGATTGTGGGGAAGGCCAAAAAATTGAAGAATCAATTCAAGGATTTTGACATTGAAGTGATAGAGCCAGAAAAGTATTTGTGAAGTAGTTATTCCGTGGTGCCGGCTTTGTGATGATTTTTCCATTTTCCTATTAAAGATCAAAATATAAATTTGTTCCAATTTATCCTCTTGCAATTTAATTATTTTTCAGACCTTTAAGTTTTGTAAATTATGGGGCTTTTGCTTATTTTCTCTCCAGTTTTTCGAGCATCTTGCGTGCTTGTTCGAGATACTTATAATCCTCTCGGGTTTGAGGTTTCAAGTTGACCGCTTTCTTCAAAACTTCCTTTGCCTGCTCAGTTTTGTTTTGATACTTATAAACTCTGGCGAGCTCATATTGGTATTGTATCCTTCCCGGATTTAGTTCAATAGCCTTCTTAATGTACTTCTCAGCATCCTCAATAGTTCCCTGAGGAACCTCGCCAAAGAGAGTTTTTGCGAAGCTCCTCAGAACGGGGTTCAAAGTTGCTGCTTCAAAGTTGTATGAGCCCCAGATGAAGTTGGCAAGGTCATTGTTAGGGTTCAATTTCAAAGCCTTGTTAACGGCGTCTTTAATGATCATCGCATATTTTACCTTTTCTTTACCGCCCTTTGAAAGCGCAATCCTGCCGTTCACTGCAGCTAAATAAGTCCACCCCCAATCGCCCTCCGGGTTTACCTGAGTGGCCCTTTGAGCGAATTCAAGGGCTTTGTTAAAATAGGCTTCTCTCTCTTTTTCATTTTCAAGCCCTTCGCCAATGTTAAGATAAGCCATGGAGAGTCTCCACAGGACTTCGTAGTTTCCTTTATCCTTCTCGTATGCCATTTGATACTGTTTTAGCGCCTCCTCATATTTCAAGGCACTGAACAAGGAGTCACCCCTCTGGATCAAAGGATCTACCGCCATAATTAGCATTAATAAAGCAACCATTTTTAACCTCCTTTTGCAAAATTATAAAAGTTGATTGGTGAAGTTCAAATTTTTAGTGGATGTTTTTCCCTGTTTCCGATGAGCCCGCTCTCTATTTTGGCACTTTTTAATCTTTTTATGTTTGCGTTTATAATATTAAAAAGGTATTTAAATGGCGTCATTTAAGCGGGTTTACATTGATTCCCTTACTGGAGTGTATAATAGGGCTTTCCTCGACGAGAAAATTGCTGAAATACTCCAGAATGCAAGGGATGAAGGCAAGGCATTGTCAGTTGTAATGTTTGACATTGATTACTTCAAAAGAATCAATGATCTTTATGGTCACGCGGTAGGTGATCAAGTATTAAGAGAATTTGCAGAGTTTCTTAAAAATTCTTTAAGGGCAGGGGACATTCTCATACGCTACGGTGGAGATGAATTTCTTGCAATATTAAGTAATGTTAGTTATTCTGATGCCTTGAAGATTGTTGAGAGGATTCTGGAAAACTGCAAGAAGCAAGAGTTTGCAAAATTGAGAATCACTGTAAGTGCTGGTATATCCTCTTTTCCTAAACACGCAGATAATTGGGGGAGCCTTTTTGAACTTGTCGACAAGAGTCTTTACTTTGCTAAGAGGAATGGTAGAGATAGAGTTGGCGTCTTACAGAATGTCGGTCGGGTTATAATTCCTACCTATGATATTGTGGGCCGAATCAATGAGATCGAAAAGATTATAACTTTCTTAGAAGGCTCAAAAAAGGCTAAAGTCCTTCATATTATTGGAGAGATAGGGGTTGGAAAAACAAGGCTTGCAAAAGAAGTTTTGAACCATCCACAACTCAAATCCTACGATAGATTCGAGAGTCTTCTTTCACCTTCAACAAAATCCATAGTCTTTTATCCTGTTAGACAATTGGTAAAATATTTGGTACAAAAGAGTGATTCAATTCTGAAAGAGCTTCCTCCCAGTTTACTAAGTGAAATTTATAAGTTGAATCCTCCAGAGAATAGCGAACTGGGAGAGCTTTTTTATGTGGATAAATTTAAGTTATTTGAGGCCTTAAAGGAATTGCTTAAAGTTTATACCCAGAAGGTTTCCCCTCTTATAATTTTTATCGATGATGCTCACTGGATTGACGAATTTTCACTGGAATTATTAAGCTACATTTTTAGGTCTGATGACGCGGGAAATTTTGCAGTTATCTTCGCCTCTCGAATTGAGGAGACTAAGGAAGACCTTACTAAAAAGTTCTTTGGGTTTTTGCGTAGAGATTTTATGGAAATACGCCTTATGCCCCTTGGAAAGGAGGAGTTGAAGCAACTTACTGTAATGGTCTTTGGGCAAAATGTTCCTGATTTCTTTGTTGATTTTCTCTTCCTTAAGAGTGGTGGGAATCCCTATATTGCCTACGAGTTGATTGAATCGTTAACGAAATCCGGAGATGTTTACTGGAATGGCGAATCATGGGAATTTAAGAAGGATTTCGATTTTGATGTGCCTTCCACCCTTTTGGCGTTGACAGAAATGAAAATTGCTTCCTTAGGGGCGAAGGAGCTCAATGTTCTTGAATATATGGCGGTCTTTGGGAAACCTGTTGACCTTGATCTGCTCTCGGATTTTACGAGTTTGAGGTACGAAGAGCTTATACCCATTATGGAAAGATTGGAAAATTTAGGGTTTATATCAAGGGATTTCGCTGGATCGTACTATGTACCCGAGGGTGTTTTTGTGGAATGTCTTTGCAAAAAATTAAGTGAAAATCGTCGGGCTATAATCCATAGCAGGATCGCTGACGTGCTGAAAGAAATTAGTCCGGAATCCGTTGAAGAGATTGCCCAACATTATTATAAGGGTGGCAATTTTGACGATGCTTTTGAGTTTTTATTGAAAGCTGCAGAAAGGGCAATTAGTTACTATGCTTTAAAAAATGCCATAACTTATTATTCCTGGGCCCTTGGATGTCTCGAGAAAAAACGTAGGGTCGAAGAGAAGGATAAAAGAAAAGCAGAAATTTTAGTAAAACGCTCAAAACTTTATTCGGAGGTTGGCGATCGAAAGTCCGCATTTGTTGACGCTGAGGAGGCTTTAAATATCGCTCTAAATGCTAAGGATATGGAGCTTCAAGCTGAGGCGAGTATGCAAGTTGGTGTGAGTCTCCTCAATTTGGCACGATATTCTGAAGCCATCGAAAGACTACAACATGCAAGCAGTTTGTTTGAAAAATTAAGGGATTTCAAGGGTGTGGTGGAATGTGACCTTCATCTCGGTTCGATCTTTCAGGAACAATCCAAATACAAGTTAAGCCAATCTTATTACACAAGAGCCTTAGAGACGGCAAAGAGTATTAATGATGAGGACCTGATAATGAAGGCCGGTTATCAACTGGCGTCTCTTTTTGTGGACATGGGGAATCTCGATGATGCGGTTCCTTTACTGAATGAAGCATTAAAGATTTCAAAAAAATTGAAGGACAAGAAGTTTGAGCTAAAGATTTCTAATCAGTTGGGTATCCTGTATGTGGAAAAGGGTGATCTGGATAAAGGAATAAAGCTTTTGCAGGATTCTCTCGAATTATCAAGGCAACTTTACGATCTGAGGACAGAAGCTGTCATTAGCCATAATCTTGGGATCATTTTATTCAAGCACATGGGGAAAACGAAAGAAGCAGTTGAGTACTTAGAAAGGAGCCTGAATGTCTTTTACTTGATTGGTGATAGGGTATCGGAATGCATAGTGTTGAGCTCCTTGGGAACGATTTATAAGTCTATGGGCAAGTATTCTGCAGTTAAGGAGAGTTTTTCGAAGTCTCTCAAAATCGCAAAAAGGAAATTAAGGCTGAAAGGCTCGTTCTAACAGCGTCTTTTAATCTTGCCAATCTTTATTTGGATAATGGCAGATTGAGGAGTGCTTTTCCGAAGCTGCAATCCTCTTTGCGTCTCGCGAGGAAACTTGGTTTAAAGGACTTCGAAGCCAATATTCTGTTATCCTTCGGTGCATATTACTATTATATTGGGGATTTCAGAGAAGCGGAACGTTACTTGAAAGAGAGTGCCAAGGTGGCTAAAGAAATAGATCAATTAAACACTTTTGCTTTTGCCAATATTGCTTTAATGCGGGTTTACATGGATTCTGGTGACCTCATGAAGGCTTCGGAGTTGGCTGAGCAGGTTGAAAAAGTGGTGCAAAAACTTATGAATGAAGTCATTCAAATAGACTTTCAGCTATTGACTTTGGAATTGGATTTCTTGCTTGGCAAACCTGTTGGCTTGAAAAAGGTAAGCACGATTATTGAGAAGTGTAAGACCCTTGGACTCCAACCGAGACTCGCGGACGCCTTAGTACTGGCAGGAAGGATCACGGCGAGAATGGAGGCCATAGAAAAGGCCCGTGAACATTTTGAGAAGGCAATAGCTATATTGAGGAAGATTGGTAATGTCTTTTATTTAGCGAGGGCTTATGCTTTGTATGCAGAAGTTTTGAGGTACGGTGGATTCAAAGAAGAGTCTTTATTAAACTACAAAAAGGCTTATGAAATATTCAAGAACTTGAAGACCGATGCCTGGACGAAGGTATTGTCAATTCCTCAACCTAAGTAGATTTCAGGGTTCCAATTCTTCTGGATAGGGGTAAAGATAGGC is part of the candidate division WOR-3 bacterium genome and encodes:
- a CDS encoding pitrilysin family protein, which encodes MELKIFTGTLSNGLRVVVNEDDENTMVAAALLYEAGSRMEREGITGISHILEHMMYKGTEKIGPEEYSKRIQRLGGYDNAYTSKDYTVYYVYLPPGTLGEFLSMEGDRMVNLKLRDFKEEMEVIKDERRYSSVDNPIEYFMEEFWWRLFKVHPYRFPVIGLEDDLNRIKEADVIEYYKKFYTPANAILAVAGKVKFEEVMELADKYFSNINKNSKPELSVPLEPEQRQKVEFEVKRKNSTPVIAIGFKIVPFGDPLIPVFDVLSEMLGGGKWGILVRELVYDKNVFASLRCETSYLKDHGVFVLVGVPYPGVDIKNAESILENKFYDALHQLGEDDLNTAKNKLLTEYYFDLESVRDLVFDLAEFELMGKIEDITKYPEILKSVTLEDVRKVFAQYFGVEKETVGVLNEE
- a CDS encoding tetratricopeptide repeat protein is translated as MVALLMLIMAVDPLIQRGDSLFSALKYEEALKQYQMAYEKDKGNYEVLWRLSMAYLNIGEGLENEKEREAYFNKALEFAQRATQVNPEGDWGWTYLAAVNGRIALSKGGKEKVKYAMIIKDAVNKALKLNPNNDLANFIWGSYNFEAATLNPVLRSFAKTLFGEVPQGTIEDAEKYIKKAIELNPGRIQYQYELARVYKYQNKTEQAKEVLKKAVNLKPQTREDYKYLEQARKMLEKLERK
- a CDS encoding pitrilysin family protein; its protein translation is MKSEVKFFELKNGIKVHYVRKDKLPIFYANVLFNRGSIDEQDKRGIHNFTLRLLAEGPEGKSPVEFSKELEKLGLRIKTRSGYSFTTFELDGLSDFFLDALIKLEELIRKPAFREEDFKRLKDQYFTAVKLGFQDPEFVSSYFSNMFYFKDVPPLSALPDFGFVRDVLGLTLEDVKNYYTSLYDNSNFSVVIVSNLEISEFKEKIENLNLPLGQRSSSRSIEVPEFKFDKVFIVNMDIEQAHLKIINPAVKRNDPIYGAVKVANFIWGGSDFSSRLMKRVRVKEGLSYSVNSVVNFGIPLNGDIIAPYSVISCETELNKARKAFDAILEEKTKVLRDGFEKEELEHAIQFFKGSIPLLVESYAQLLSMITEEIIYGLPYFHWEEELRAIEKLTIDEVNKGAQVLLSFESPFVLIVGKAKKLKNQFKDFDIEVIEPEKYL
- a CDS encoding diguanylate cyclase, with the translated sequence MASFKRVYIDSLTGVYNRAFLDEKIAEILQNARDEGKALSVVMFDIDYFKRINDLYGHAVGDQVLREFAEFLKNSLRAGDILIRYGGDEFLAILSNVSYSDALKIVERILENCKKQEFAKLRITVSAGISSFPKHADNWGSLFELVDKSLYFAKRNGRDRVGVLQNVGRVIIPTYDIVGRINEIEKIITFLEGSKKAKVLHIIGEIGVGKTRLAKEVLNHPQLKSYDRFESLLSPSTKSIVFYPVRQLVKYLVQKSDSILKELPPSLLSEIYKLNPPENSELGELFYVDKFKLFEALKELLKVYTQKVSPLIIFIDDAHWIDEFSLELLSYIFRSDDAGNFAVIFASRIEETKEDLTKKFFGFLRRDFMEIRLMPLGKEELKQLTVMVFGQNVPDFFVDFLFLKSGGNPYIAYELIESLTKSGDVYWNGESWEFKKDFDFDVPSTLLALTEMKIASLGAKELNVLEYMAVFGKPVDLDLLSDFTSLRYEELIPIMERLENLGFISRDFAGSYYVPEGVFVECLCKKLSENRRAIIHSRIADVLKEISPESVEEIAQHYYKGGNFDDAFEFLLKAAERAISYYALKNAITYYSWALGCLEKKRRVEEKDKRKAEILVKRSKLYSEVGDRKSAFVDAEEALNIALNAKDMELQAEASMQVGVSLLNLARYSEAIERLQHASSLFEKLRDFKGVVECDLHLGSIFQEQSKYKLSQSYYTRALETAKSINDEDLIMKAGYQLASLFVDMGNLDDAVPLLNEALKISKKLKDKKFELKISNQLGILYVEKGDLDKGIKLLQDSLELSRQLYDLRTEAVISHNLGIILFKHMGKTKEAVEYLERSLNVFYLIGDRVSECIVLSSLGTIYKSMGKYSAVKESFSKSLKIAKRKLRLKGSF